The proteins below come from a single Triticum aestivum cultivar Chinese Spring chromosome 5D, IWGSC CS RefSeq v2.1, whole genome shotgun sequence genomic window:
- the LOC123122946 gene encoding uncharacterized protein gives MASLSVATLPQLAGAPAAAAAKKRSGVTYVEGMNAYSGLKGLNKVTMLGVRKSADYKFARIVASLSPAGKRRGGSFGAQCNAAGEIFQIAVVMNALTLVGVAVGFVLLRAEAAFEESEE, from the coding sequence ATGGCGTCGCTCTCCGTGGCCACGCTCCCGCAGCTCGCcggcgcgccggcggcggcggcggcgaagaagaGGTCCGGCGTGACGTACGTGGAGGGCATGAACGCCTACAGCGGCCTCAAGGGGCTCAACAAGGTGACCATGCTGGGCGTGCGCAAGAGcgccgactacaagttcgccaggATCGTGGCGTCGCTCAGCCCCGCGGGGAAGAGGCGCGGGGGCTCGTTTGGCGCGCAGTGCAACGCCGCCGGGGAGATCTTCCAGATCGCCGTCGTCATGAACGCGCTCACGCTCGTCGGCGTCGCCGTCGGCTTCGTGCTGCTCCGGGCCGAGGCGGCCTTCGAGGAGTCGGAGGAGTGA